The sequence TTTCCTTTACATTATCTTGTGTTACAGCAGCTTTTGCTTCGGAGTTCTTCAAGCCAACCTTATAAACAATAATAGAAGCAGCGGCTCCAAGAATTGAAATCCCAATAATAGGTAATTTTAGATATGCACTAAAGACAAAACCAATAAATACGGCCCATATATACTTTTTAACCGGCATATAATGCATCAACAATGCAATACCCAAAACAGGTAACATTCCACCAGCAATATTTAATCCATTTGTAACCCACTTAGGAATGACAGCTAGAATCGAACTAACCGCTTTGGGACCAACCGAAACAATGATCGTCATAATAAGAATATTTTTCAAAGCAAACATAACAGGACCAAGTAAACCAATCATACGCATCTTTTCAAATTCGTGTCTATGAGCATAAGTTTGCATTCTATGAGCAACAAAGTTATTTAAAATTTTAACTAAAACATCAAAATTGATTGCCAATAATCCAACAGGTAATCCAACAGCAATCGCAGCTGAAAGGCCTGAACCAGTTCTAGCTGCTAAGAATGTTCCTACCAAAGCTGCTAACCCATAATCAGGTACTGAAGCACCACCTAGACCAGCAACCCCTAAAGACATAAGTTGGAACGTTCCACCTATAAGTAAACCAGTTTTAAGATCACCCATAATAAACCCAGCAATCATACCCGTTGTTACGGCCCAATAATTAACAATAGTTATCCCCAAATTATCAAGAGTAACGTAACCCGCCAATAATACAATTAAAATATTCTGAATAATTTCAATAGACATATTATTCTCTCCTATACACTTTACTTAAATTCATGATTAGCAATTGCTTTGTCAAAACTGATTGATGAATTCTCAGGAACATATTGAATCCTAATCGGCACTCCCCTAGATTCAATTTCTTTTAAGTCGTCAACCTCCTTTTGATTAAGAGAAACAAACTTACTTATATTTGTTCTACCATCTTCGGCAAACACAATACCTAAGTTAACTCCAGGAATTTCTACACCATTATCCATAAGTCTGATCAATGTTTCAGGCTCTTTTACAATTACAAATACCTTTTGTGCATCGTAATTTCCATTACTAAAATTCTTAATAGCTTTTTCAGTATCAATAATACTCATTCCAGTGCCAGCTGGTTTAGATAATCTCATTGAATCTTTTATTTCTGGTTGGTGACTCACCACATCATCGATGACCATAAATCTTTTGGGATTTAATTTTGAGTTCCATTGATTAACAACAATTCCATGAATTAATCGTTGATCTACTCGTGCATCAATTACTGTCATACATAAATTCCTCCACATTCTTTTTTGAAAACGCTTTCTATATCAAATACATTCTAGTTGGAACGTTCCAACTTGTCAATGAATATTTTTTAATAAAAAAAGTGATTAACGATTTGACTCGTTAATCACTCTTACTTTTTTACTTAAATTCCATCTGAGAAATCATCATCTTCAGTAGGTTCATCATCTAACGTAAATAATTCTACGCTATTCTTTGTTACTTTAATCAAATCCTTAGCATAATCATCTAAAGAATCATACGTATTAAAGGTAGTTTCAAGTAATGAGGCCAAATTACATCCGGAAACGACTTTAACATTATCATATTTATAAGCTATTTTAGCCGCTTCTTTATATGGTGTGCCCCCAATTAAATCAGTAAAGAATAGTACTGGTTCTTCATCATTAATTGATTTTAAGAATTCATCTCTAAGATCAGTTTCACTCATACTCTCTTTAAAATCAATAAATTTCATATTAAGTTGTTTTCCAGCTAAAAGCTTAATAGCACCTTCAAAGCCATTGGCAAACATACCATGACCAGCCACTATTGTTTTATATTGTGACATAAACTAACCTCCTACATAATTCCTAAGAAGGAACATAGAATACAAAGTACAAATACTACAGCAATCAATACAATTGGAGATACCTTTTTCTTAAGTAGCCAGTACAAGAAGAAAGTAAATGCTAACGGTAAGATATTTGGAAAAATCTTATCCAAGAAGTCCTTTTGTAGAGAAACTGATCCAATTTTAACTTTTAGAGAAAGTGATACGTAGGAACTAATCAATGCACCAATTACGGTTAGACCCATAATTGTAGCAACTCTAGCAATAATCTCAGAGTTATCTTGAATAACATCAATTGCCTTTACACCTAAGTTATACCCTAAATGAGCAAATGGAATTCTACATAGGAAAATTCCTAAGTATACTAAGAAGAAGATAATCGGTCCTAAAATATTTCCCTTTGATGCAAAGGAAGCCGCAATACCACCAACAATTGGCATTAATGTGAACCAATATATGGCATCACCGATACCGGCCATAGGACCAAATAAGCCATTCTTTAGTCCTCGGATTGTTTGTCTATTAACTCTTTTTTCTTCCAAACTAGTTAATAGTCCCATAAGGATTGGTACTAGTGGTGGTGAAGTATTGATAAATTCCATGTTATCTTGCATTGCTTCTGAAAGAGCTTTTTTGTCATCGCCAAAAATTTTCTTCCAAGTTGGAACTTGTGACCAAGCCCAACCACCGGCTTGCATACGTTCATAAGAAAATGCTGATTGTAAGAATGAAGAACGTAATCCTAGCATAGTTATATCATGACTATTCAATTTTCCATCTTGAGTTTTCTTTTCTTCTTTAGATGCCATCTTCTTCACCTCCACTTACACCGTTTTCTTTCATTTCATCAATTTGATCTTGTAACTTCTTGTTCTTCTTATCACGGAAGAATTCGATCATAGCAAATACAATACCAATAATTGCGGCAGGTAAAACATTTGAGAAGTTAATGAAACATGCAACAACGAATCCTAATAATAGATATGGGACATATTCTACACGTAGTAGAACTTTTAGTAACATTGCAAAACCAACAGCAGGTAGTGCTCCACCAGCTAATTCAAAACCATGAATTAACCAAGCTGGCATTGCTTTAACTAAAGCAGCCATAGGAGCTTGTGCAGCATATGCTGATAAGAAAATGACTACAAAGAATGAAATACATACAATAGTCATAATTAAATATGGAATTGATCCAAATTTCTTAGTATCTGCTTCTTTTGCAGCCTTATCCATTACTGGCATAAATACTGAAAAGATTGAGTAAAACATCAATAAAATATATTGCATTAACATAGCAAATGGCAATGATAAGCCAATTGCAGTAGCTGGAGCTACATTTGTAGTATGGGCAATAACTACAGTCATAATCCCACATACTGCTGGGTTTGGTGGCTGAGTTCCGCCCGCAGGTGTCAATCCGGCAAAAGCTAATTCAGTCAATCCACCTGCAATAATACCTAAACGCAAATCCCCAAGTATTAATCCAGCTATAGTACAACTAATAATAGGTCTAAATATGTACAGAACTTCGAGCCATGAATCCAGCCCAGCTATAACGGCAAAGATAGCTAAGCCCAGTCCTTGAGCTAATGTGATAGCCATGTTGGTTCCCCCTTATATATATTTAATAATCATGATATTAGAAGTTTACTTGTGTTTTGTGATCCCCAGGTACATCTTCAATATAAACATTTACCCCTGCGTCTACTAATTTCATCAAATCTTTTTTATCAGCATCATCGACGTACACTTTCTTAGTTACTTCTTCTTTACCAGGTGCAAAGTGCATATTACCAACATTTACTTCTTTGATTGGAACTCCACCCTCGACCAATGCTAGAGCATCGGCCGGTGTTTTAACGACGATAAAAATCTTTTGACGATCAGCAGCTTTACCAATAATCTTAATTGTTTTCTCTAATGTAAAGAATCTGATTTGTGCACCCGAAGAATCAGCTGTACTCTTCATCAATTTTTGTTGAAGCACATCATCTGCAGCTTCATCATTAGCAACTAAAATTAAATTAGCCCCTAATGTTTTTGTCCATGTGACACCAACTTGTCCATGAACCAAACGATTATCGATTCTTGTTAATAAAATATGTGGTTCCGACATATTTGTTTCCCCCTCGTTTTCTAAAAAGAATACTTTTGATGCAGATGGAGCAACTGCAGTACTCAAATAATCAACATTACCTTCATCGTTAAATCCTTGTGTCGTTGCTTCTACGTATGTATTTCTACGGGAAAAGTTTGGTAGAACTATCATCCTCGGAGAATGATCATCCACGCTAGTATTAATTTCATGTGATAAAAATGTTGGATCTAAACTGTATTTTTGAATCAGCATAGGCATTAATTCACGATTTTCAATCTCACTAGCTTTTATCATTGGAAAATCCTTAAAAGACAAGTAGGTAATTCTGTTAATCAAAGGAACCCTATCTGATAAATAAATTTGCTTTATTCTATACAGATACTCTGAATCTGTGAGACCCATCAATTCTCTGATTTTTTGTTCTTCTCCAAATGCCAGAATACTAAATTCCTCCAGCTTAATTTTCACATCATGATCATGACGCTTTAATTGAACACTGGGAGTATCTACATAACCAATTCCTAAATCATCTGGATTAGAAGATTCTACAAAACTACCTCTACCTTGTTTCTTAACAATGTATTTTCTTTCTTCCAGCTCTGCCAATGCTTTTCTTATGGTAATTCTACTAACACCATACTCATCACATAGAGTTTTTTCCGACGGCAACTTAGAATCAACTGGTAATTGATCAGTTTCTATTTTGCGTATTAAATCTGCACTTATTTGCTCATACTGCCAAAATGGCTGTTTTTTCAATACTTTCACCAACTTGTCATATCAATATAACAACCATGGCTTTATTATAAATCGGCCTATAGTGTTATGTCAACGCTTTCATTAACTTTGATATAGAATTCACTTTATTATCACACTAAATATTTGACTTATATTTAAAATTCATACTATAATCATGTCATTATGACAATAAAAAAGAACCAACAACCGCTAATTGTTGATTCTTGCAAATATATCTTGTCATGCATTTAGGTCAAATACTTCGGTATTTGGCTTTTTTATCAGTACTTAAATTGACGATAATAACGACGCATATCCAAATCATGGCCAGAATGTGATTCTAGATGTTTAGATAATCTTCCATTTAAAATTATAGTAGAAATAATTGGTGAGATAATTGGTTGAAATTCTTTGTCAAACCCCTTAATCATATAATCATTAATATCAAATACTGTTAGATTATTATTTTCTTTTTTCAAGAAAGCTTCAACACGTTCATCCAATGGTCTATACTTACCAACGCTTTTTACTAAAAATACTGGAAGATCCTTATCTACTAATTCCAAAGTACCGTGGAAAAACTCTGCAGAGGTTACGGCCTTAGTCTTTAACCATTGCATTTCTTCTAGAATACACATTGTGTATAAATAAACTTCTCCCCAAAGTTCTCCACCACCGATCCACATTTGATAATCGGTATTGTAATACTTTTTTGCTATTTCTTCTGCTCTATTATCAAAATTCTTTTGGGTATTAATGATTCCCTCTACCATATTTGATTTAATTTGATCATAAAATTCATCAAATCTTGGAAAGTCTCCATTATCCGCAAGTAGTCCATAAAAAATACCATACATACTTAAATATTCAAATTCGACGCCTTTAAATACTTGTAATGGAATACGCCAATCGCATAATTCTCCAACAGCTGACTCTTTGCTCATAACCATTGCTGCAATTCTGATCCCTTTTTCTTTTAGCCACTTTTCAGCATTAACAATTTCTTTAGTATCCCCAGACTTTGATCCCGTAATTACTAATGAGTTTTTAGTTAAATGTGGATTATCAACTAATACTAATTCACCTGCTTGCTCAAGATATACAGGAATCTTTGTATATTGTTTTGCCAGTGTAACAAAATTCATCATCATTGCATATGTACCACCAACACCAACAAAGAAAATATTATCGTACCCTTGTTTTGTTATTTCATCGGCAATTTTTTTTCCATCAGCAATTGCATTTACTTGAGCCGTTAAATCATTTCTATATTTATCTTCATCAAATTTTAGCATGTTATAAAATCTCCTTAATATATTTTATTTAACCATTAACTTTAAGAATACCGAATTCAGCACATATAATTCCAAAAACTGCTGTTCCTATGATTAGCCAGATAACATTTATCTTCTTAGATAAAAGATAATAATAGATTCCAGTAAAACCTAATGGCAACATTCCGGGTAAGATGTCATCCAACACATCTTGTATTTTAGTAGCTCCACTACCTGTACCAATTTTTAATGCCGTTGTAGCAACTACTAGATTATTTATCATACCACCAATAACCATTACTCCTAGTATTCCTGCCGCTAACATAAACATTTCCATTGCCCCTGATTTTTGGATTTTAGTAATATAATTAGCGCCTAATTCATATCCCTTCATTGCTGTGTAATATCTCAAAATGAATGTAGGTATATTGAATATTAGGAAAAATAATATAGATCCTAATATATTTCCTTTTATAGCAATAGATGCACCAATGCCAACAGCAAGAACACGCAATGTTCCTAAAATAATTGAATCACCTAAACCACTTAGTGGCCCCATAAGGGCCGCTTTAACAGCACTTATAGAAGAAACATCGAAATCATCTGTCTTTTCATTTTCCTCTTCCATAGCCAATGTGACACCACCGATAAACGGTGTTACATGAGCTGTGCAATTGAAAAATTCAAGATTTCTAACTAAAGATTTTTTCAATCCTTCAGGATCATCTTTATATATCTTCTGTAGACCTGAAGAAATCATATATTCAAATCCCATATGCATTTGTCGTTCATAATGCCACGAAAATTCCATTGGTAACGATCTCCAAAACATTTTTCGAAGATCCTTTTTATTCAACATTCTTTCATTAGAATTCATTATCATCCTCTCCTTTAGTCTCGGTTTTAACAGTTTTCTCATTATTCATAAACCGTACAAGTACCGTTACAAGAATCAATCCCAAAAGAGCAATTCCAATAACAGGTACTTTGAAGTAAGCTGATAGTAAAAAGCCTAAGAAGAAGAATGGCAAGATCTTTTTATTCATAATCATTTGTGCCAGCATTGCAAATCCAATACCTGGTAAAAGCCCTGTAGCAATAGTCAAACCATTAATAATTGGTTTTGGTATTGCATTAACAAACATTTTAATTTGAGATCCTCCAAGGAGATATCCAACAAATACAATAATTGCTAACATGGCACACATTATAAATCCAGCAATCATATGAACCGTATTTACAGCTTTTGCGTTCCCTTTAGCAGCATACTTATCTGCCATTTTACCTAACATTGGTCTTACTAAAGCAAAAATGACATTATCAAATATCAAAGCTAACAAGGCGATAGGAAATGCCATTGTAAACGCAACTGCAGGACCTTTTCCGGTTTGAATTGCAAAAGCTGTTCCTAGAACTCCTCCAACGATTACATCGGGTGGAATAAATGCACCTACAGAATAGGAGCCTAAAAATGCTAATTCCAATGTAGCACCAATTGTGACACCCATACTCAAATTTCCCATTATCAATCCTACAATGGGACCCAAGATGATTGGCCGTTGAATTTGGTTAGTACCCGTTGCTAAATCTAATTTTCCAATAAATGCAACACACGCGAGTAAAAACGCTTTTAATATCATTCCAAACACCCTTTCAAATTTCTAAAGTAGCTTCTCTACACTAACTTTTGAATTACTTGGAACCATTTGTATATAAATATCTACTCCATTATTAATTAATTTTCGCATCACCTCCTTTTCTTTAGACGTTACAGCAATTGTTTTTGTGATATTAGTTTTATCATCGGCTGGTGAGGTTCCACCGATATTAATACTTTTAACTCCTTGATAGTTTTCCACTATTTCCTTTGCATCGTTTATATTTGAAACTACAATGAATAACTTATATTTATCCGTAACTCCTTTATTTAAGGCCTTAATAGAATCTGGTACTGTCTTTATTACCAATTTAACGCCATTCGGTTTTGCTAATCTCATGGCAGTTTTTTTTAATTCATTAGTAGCAGCGGTATCATTAGCTATCAAAATACAATCAGCACCCAAAGTAGATGTCCACGAAAAAGCAACTTGTCCATGAAGCAATCTATGATCGACTCTCAACATTTCAATCATTTATTTCATCTCCTAATCTCTATATAAATTATTCATATTTTCTGTTATATTCCTACAACAAATTTAAAATTAGCTTGTTCACCGTATGTAACTATGACATGTTCAACAACAATATCATTTGAATCATATATATCACCTTCCATTTGTAACAAAGGGATTCCTTCCTTAGCATTAAATAAATTTGAAATATTTTTATTGCTAATTATTGCATTAGCTGAAATATCAGCCTTCGATGGAAAAACAGAATATTTTTTTCTTAAAACTTCATATAATGAATTATCTTCAAAATCATACTTATCTAACCCTGGATATTGTGATAAATCCAATTCAGATTCATCTAACGTAAGCCATATCATCTCCTCGCTATTTTTTATTCCTCTAAGTCTCTTCAAGTATAGATGATTATTAGTAACAGTCTTTTCTAATGTTTTAGTGATGGGGTTATTATCAATTTGTGATGCAAAATCAGAAAATCCTTTATAATTTATAATGTCAATTTTGGGTTGATTATACTTGATAAAACTACCCTTCCCTTGGATTCTTTCTATTAATTGTAAATTTTCTAAATCGCTCAAAGCTTTTTGAACTGTTGATCTAGCCACACCGTATATCTTTGAATACTCAGATTCAGATGGTAGTTTGTCCCCGATAGATCCATTTTTATATATTTCATTTTGTATATCTGCAACTATTTGTGCCCTAATATTTTTACGAGTATTTTTTCTATTAATTTGCATTTTATTAACCTATCTTTCAACTTGACTACTCAAGTAATCATCTTCAATTACTAGGGTAATTGTAAGCGCTACCTTTGTCAACGATTTTTACAAAAAAATCACTATTTTTACAAAAAAAAAGATAATCAAAACGAGATTCTGCAGTTCATGACCTCTTTTTGACTATCTTTATATCTATTTTTAAAACTCTTCATCATCTTTTTTGGACAGTACATGTTCATATCTATAGATTCCCTTATGACCAGCATCTATAGCCTTACGGATAAGATTCTCTTTTGAAATGCCAATAGTTCTTTGTATAAACGTTTCCATAAGCATAGGCACATTAACTCCAGTTATAATATCCATTTTTGGATATTTCTTGGTTAATTCAACCAAAACATTAAATGGAGTGCCTCCCTTTAAATCTGCTAAACATAGCATATCACTAGTGTTCTCAAATTTATTAATGTGATCTACTATATCGTCCTTTAACTTGTCCAAAGACTCTCCCATAACAAACTTAACGGTTTGACATTCATCCTGTTTTCCCGTAATCATTTCTGCGGTTTCAACCAACTTTGATGCCGATTCTCCATGTGTAATAACTAAAATAGGTATCATACATTATCCTCCCATTCTAATATGGCAATTGACGATAATAACGGCGGATATCCATTGGATGACGATTGATATGTTCAATGTAAGCATCAATTCTATTATTAATTTGATGGAATACAAATGGTGAAACTTCTCCACGATATTTTTCAGAGATTCCCTTTAATTCATAATCTTTTGTATCAATAATAGTATAATTTCCACAAATTTCAGGTAAGAATTTTGCAACGCGCTCACTCAATGCTCTTTGAGAATCTTCTCCCACATAAACTGTTACTGGTGTATCTCTAGTTACGATTTCAAACATTCCATGGAAAAATTCAGCAGCTTCAATTGACTTAGTTTTTAACCAATGTTGTTCTTCCCAATAACACATAGCATATGAATATGTAGCACCCCATTGATTACCTGCACCGACAAAATAGTGTATATCATCATCATGGTGCTTTTCAGCGAATTCTTTACCAAAAGAATCAGATTTCTTAGCTACCTCAACGATGTCTTCGGCAAAATGTTCATCCATTTCTTTATAGAATTCATCATAGTCTGGGAATTCACCTGCAAGATTCATTAGACGATCTCCAACCATAAAGAATTTCAATTGTTCATTCTCAGGATAAGTAATGACATGTGTACATAATTTTGCCAAAGGAGAACCTGCCTTATCAATGAATCCTAAAACAGTTGATCCAACTTCATTTACTTTTTTAATAGCTTTTACAACTTCTTCAGTAGTTCCAGAAACAGATGAAATAATAACTAATGTTTTATCAGTAATACGCTTATTACCTGTTACATCATACTCTGCAGCATTTTGAACAAAAGTTTCAATCGATGATTTTTCCTTCATATGAATAACAGCCTGCATAGCAGACGCATATGTTCCACCTTGACCCAACCAGGCTACATTTGAATATCCTTCAGAATTGATCTTATCGATAATCTTGTTAATTTCTCCTCTTAACTTCAAAGCTCCATTCATACTATCTAATTCATGTTGTTCATCAAATTTTCTCATAATAATAAATTCTCCTAGTATAATAATTAAATTTTTGATTTCGTTATCTTATCGAATTCTGGATATGCTGACTTTTCCAAATCATTTCCCTTACGTTGAGAAAGCTCAAACGACAATAAATGCACAGGTATAGTCATGTATAATGATGCTAACAATTCATTGCAAGTTACATTTAGATCTAAGTCTTTTTCATGTTTTTTATTTACTGAATTAATAACATAAACATTATCGACATGTAGTTCTAAAAATTCATGCAGTCTATCTACACGATCTTCAAGAGTTCCATTTGGATCTATAAAGATTATCAAATCATCCTCATGGAGTCCTAAATATGGACCATGCATATATTCTTCTAGTTCTTTGCCCCAGGAACTAATACCAACTGTTTCAGTGATTTTTGTTTCGCCTTCTCGTGAAACTCCATATGTAGAACCATACCCAATCCATACAAGTCTCTTAGCATCTTGAAATATGTTAATATTATCTTCAATCCATTTATTTGACCTATCTATAATATCTGGAATTTTATTGATAATTCCAGATATATCAGCAAGAAAGTCACTTTCCTCTCTATCAGATAAATTTCCTAATATATTCCCTATTCTCATTGAAATCAAGAACAAATCTAAGATAGTAACGCTATAGCCTGCACTAACATACGGCATCTCTTCAATTGGCATTCCCATTGATAGAACATTATCGCTAACTTCATAGGCCGGACTACTATCATCACTAGTTAGCGTAAAAATTTTCTTTCCATTTTTTTCAAATTTTTCCACTAAATTAATAATGGAATAACTATGACCACCCTGTGTAATAGCAAGATACAAAGTGTCATCATTAAAATTTAACAAATAATTTGCTGCAATAGATGGCTCCTCAATATAAATCGGTAAGCCTGTCGTTTTACTCATGAATGGTAAAGCACTGTATGCAGCATTTGAACTTGATCCAGTTGCAAAAATAACGATGTTTGAAATACCTTTCAGTATTTCTTCATTAAATTGACTATCATATAGTTCATCTTTATTTTTTAGAACATTACTATAAAATTCCTGTTCTAGGCTTACATAATCCTTGATACTTTTCATAAATAACCTTCTTTCCTTAACCCAAAATACCTGTCCAGGCTCCTAAAATACCAATGGCGGCAATTAGCAATAGAATATACTGTGCTTTCCAGCCTTTCTTATCTAACCAATAAACAAAGAATGTAAACAATAAAGGAAGAATTTTTGGAACAATACCATCAATAATTCCTTGAAGTGTGGTTGCATCAGTACCAGTACCGATTTTTAGCGGCATTTTTACCGTAACCATCGTAGCAACCATGGCTCCAACTACAGCTAGTCCTAAGACTGAAGCGCCATAAGATAACTTATCCATAAGTCCAGTCTTTTGTACCTTTTCAATAAACGAAGTACCAATGTTATAACCGATAAATAAGCCATAATATCTAGCTAAAATAGCCGGAATGTTAAATACTAGTAAGAATAGAATTGGACCTAAAATATTTCCATGCATAGCTAACGAAGTACCAATTCCAGTTGCAATAACTCTTAACGTTCCCCAAAAGAACGAATCACCTAATCCACTAAGTGGACCCATTAAAGAAACCTTAATAGCATTGATCGAGTCTTCATCGAAATCATCACTTAAAGCATTTTGTTCTTCCATTGCTATAGAAATACCTAATGGAAACGTACTTAACCATGGGGTTACATTGAAAAATTCAAGATGGCGTTTCAATGCGGCTGACATTTTAGATTTATTATTTCCATAAAGTTTTTTCAATGCTGGACCCATTGAATATGCATAACCTAGGTTCATTTGTCGTTCATAATTCCAAGCCCATTCCATTGTGAATGAGCGCCAGAATGTTGACATAAGATCCTTTTTAGTCAGAACCTTAGAACTCTTCATTTTCATAATCTATACCTCCATCATTGGAATCATCTGAAGTCGATTTTTCTTTATTACCTTCTTTAGCTGATTCTTCAACTACTTTATTACCTTTAAATGCTGAGTAACCTGTTAAGA comes from Companilactobacillus pabuli and encodes:
- a CDS encoding GntR family transcriptional regulator, which encodes MQINRKNTRKNIRAQIVADIQNEIYKNGSIGDKLPSESEYSKIYGVARSTVQKALSDLENLQLIERIQGKGSFIKYNQPKIDIINYKGFSDFASQIDNNPITKTLEKTVTNNHLYLKRLRGIKNSEEMIWLTLDESELDLSQYPGLDKYDFEDNSLYEVLRKKYSVFPSKADISANAIISNKNISNLFNAKEGIPLLQMEGDIYDSNDIVVEHVIVTYGEQANFKFVVGI
- a CDS encoding SIS domain-containing protein, yielding MKSIKDYVSLEQEFYSNVLKNKDELYDSQFNEEILKGISNIVIFATGSSSNAAYSALPFMSKTTGLPIYIEEPSIAANYLLNFNDDTLYLAITQGGHSYSIINLVEKFEKNGKKIFTLTSDDSSPAYEVSDNVLSMGMPIEEMPYVSAGYSVTILDLFLISMRIGNILGNLSDREESDFLADISGIINKIPDIIDRSNKWIEDNINIFQDAKRLVWIGYGSTYGVSREGETKITETVGISSWGKELEEYMHGPYLGLHEDDLIIFIDPNGTLEDRVDRLHEFLELHVDNVYVINSVNKKHEKDLDLNVTCNELLASLYMTIPVHLLSFELSQRKGNDLEKSAYPEFDKITKSKI
- a CDS encoding PTS sugar transporter subunit IIA, whose protein sequence is MIPILVITHGESASKLVETAEMITGKQDECQTVKFVMGESLDKLKDDIVDHINKFENTSDMLCLADLKGGTPFNVLVELTKKYPKMDIITGVNVPMLMETFIQRTIGISKENLIRKAIDAGHKGIYRYEHVLSKKDDEEF
- a CDS encoding PTS system mannose/fructose/sorbose family transporter subunit IID, encoding MKMKSSKVLTKKDLMSTFWRSFTMEWAWNYERQMNLGYAYSMGPALKKLYGNNKSKMSAALKRHLEFFNVTPWLSTFPLGISIAMEEQNALSDDFDEDSINAIKVSLMGPLSGLGDSFFWGTLRVIATGIGTSLAMHGNILGPILFLLVFNIPAILARYYGLFIGYNIGTSFIEKVQKTGLMDKLSYGASVLGLAVVGAMVATMVTVKMPLKIGTGTDATTLQGIIDGIVPKILPLLFTFFVYWLDKKGWKAQYILLLIAAIGILGAWTGILG
- a CDS encoding SIS domain-containing protein, which gives rise to MRKFDEQHELDSMNGALKLRGEINKIIDKINSEGYSNVAWLGQGGTYASAMQAVIHMKEKSSIETFVQNAAEYDVTGNKRITDKTLVIISSVSGTTEEVVKAIKKVNEVGSTVLGFIDKAGSPLAKLCTHVITYPENEQLKFFMVGDRLMNLAGEFPDYDEFYKEMDEHFAEDIVEVAKKSDSFGKEFAEKHHDDDIHYFVGAGNQWGATYSYAMCYWEEQHWLKTKSIEAAEFFHGMFEIVTRDTPVTVYVGEDSQRALSERVAKFLPEICGNYTIIDTKDYELKGISEKYRGEVSPFVFHQINNRIDAYIEHINRHPMDIRRYYRQLPY